CCCATTGAGCAATCACGCTCCCCTGAACTTCATCATGCGTTCGCAGCCAAAACTGGAATTGATTTAACCTATAGCAAGCGCCTTGCCCCACTTGATGGTTTTGATGCGAGTGTCGAAGATTTCTTCTCTCATGGCGGCATTGGTATGAATGTCACTGTGCCATTTAAAGAACAAGCCTTTGCGAAATGCCAAGTCTTGACTGAACGTGCTCAGATTGCCAAAGCAGTCAATACGCTGTGGGTGGAAGATGGTGTATTGCATGGTGACAACACCGATGGACAAGGTTTGGTCGATGCCATTCATGCACTCGACTGGTCATTAAACAATACAGATATTTTGATCATTGGTGCAGGCGGTGCAACACGCGGCGTCATTTATCCATTGGTACAAGCAGGTGCAAAAAAAATTGTGATTGCCAATCGCACTTTAGCGCGTGCTGAACAGTTGGTTGCAGATCTACGCGATGCTGTTCCACAAGCGGAACTTGCAGCGATTTCACTGAATGATCTCGCGGGTGAATTTGATTTAGTGATTAATGCGACGTCTGCAAGTTTAAGTGGCGATGTACTGGTTTTACCAGAAAGCTTACAGTTTACACATGCCTACGAAATGGCCTATGGCAAACCATCGAGTTTTATTGATCAAGCCCAAGCACGCAATATTCCGACATCTGAGGGCTATGGCATGCTTGTGGGTCAAGCGATTGAGTCCTTTAGAATTTGGAATGGCGTTAAACCAAACCTAAAAGATTTTCTCTAAGATTTAAGACAGTGAATTTTAAAAGCCGCATAATGCGGCTTTTGTTTCTTTGAATGACACTTAAAATATCCTATTGGTTTTTTTGACGTAAAATTTTATACCGATAAAATTCGACATCTGTTTATTATTCACACAAAATTTAACTTGTATAAAATTCATCTTTAACGCTAAATAATGATCACAACGATACTTTTATAATTTTAATTTGGGTTTGATGGAATTCTTTTCACATTGTTTTTGCGAATACTAATAAAACTTTCAATTCGCCTTTCTGACATTTTAAATGGCTCACCTTATCAATGTTTTTTACAGCGCAATGTGAATAATCAAAGAATCGATACAGATAATCCAATACTATTTTAATCAGGATTAAACGCATGCCAGCTTATAAAGCCCCTTTACATGACATTCGCTTCTTAATGAACGAAGTGCTTGATTACCCTGCTCACTATCAAAAACTGTCAAATGGTGAAAATGCTGATCCAGATACAGTAGATATGATTTTAGAAGGTGCGGCAGATTTCTGTGAAAATGTTCTCTCACCTTTAAATCAAAGTGGTGATGAAGAAGGCTGTCATTTTAAAGACGGCGAAGTCACTACACCGAAAGGCTTTAAAGAAGCATACGACCAGTTCGTACAAGGTGGTTGGCAAGGTTTATCTTATCCTGAAGAATTTGGTGGTCAGAATCTGCCTCAATCATTGAACCTTGTTAAGTCTGAAATGATGGGTACGGCTAACTGGTCATTCCAAATGTATCCTGGTTTGAGTGTTGGCTGTATCAACACCATCATTCAATTCGGTTCAGATGAGCAAAAGAATCTTTATCTTCCTCATCTCGTTGCAGGTACATGGTCAGGTACGATGTGTTTGACTGAACCACAATGTGGTACTGACTTGGGTCAGGTCAAAACCAAAGCTGAACCGAATGCAGATGGTACCTACTCAATTTCTGGTACAAAAATCTTCATCTCTGCAGGTGAACATGATTTAACTGAAAATATCATCCATATCGTGCTTGCACGTCTTCCAGATGCGCCAGTAGGTACACGTGGTATTTCACTCTTCATCGTACCTAAGTTTATTGCCAATACAGATGGCAGCATCGGTGAACGTAACCCTGTAAATTGTGGTTCAATCGAGCACAAAATGGGGATCCGTGCCTCTGCGACAGCAGTATTAAACTTTGATAATGCTGTTGGTTACCTCATTGGTGAAAAACATAAAGGTTTACACGCAATGTTTACCTTTATGAACACAGCGCGTATTGGTACAGCAATTCAAGGTATCTGTCATGCAGAATTGGCATTCCAAGGTGCATTGCCTTATGCCAAAGAACGTATGTCGATGCGTGCGCTTTCAGGTAAAAAAGACCCTGAAAAAGTGGCTGATGCCATCATTCACCATGCTGACGTACGTCGTATGTTATTGACACAAAAAGCCATCGCTGAAGGTGGTCGCTCAATGATTTATTATGCCGCGCAAATCGCAGATAAAATGACGGATGCCCTACTTCGTGGTGATACCGCAGAGTTTGAACAGCACGATGATCATTTAGGCTTCTATACACCAATTCTAAAAGGCTTCTTGACTGAAATGGGTTATGAAGCAGCAAACCATGGTATGCAAGTGTATGGTGGTCATGGCTATATTAAAGAATGGGGTATGGAGCAAATCGTACGTGACTCACGTATCTCTACTCTTTACGAAGGAACAACTGGTGTACAAGCACTGGATTTGATCGGTCGTAAAGTTTTACTAACCTCTAAAGGTAAAGTGATTCGTGACTATACCGCTGAAATCTTGAAGTTCTGTGGTCAGCACGCACGTAACAAATACATGCGCCGTTTTGCATGGGACTTAACTAAGCTATGTGCACAGTGGAATGCTTTAACTGTACGTATTATGCTTGCTGCACGTAAAGACCGTGACATCGTGTCATCTGCTTCTGTTGATTTCTTGATGTTCTCAGGTTACGTGATGATGGCTTACTTCTGGGCTCAACAAGCAGCCGTTGCATCTGCAAAATTGGCATCAGGTGATGGTGCTGAAGTCCCTGAATTCTATAAAGCGAAAATCAAAACAGCGGACTTCTACTTCGAACGCATGTTGCCACGTGCACAAGGTCATGCTGAAGCAATGGTGAATCCATCTAAGACCATGACTTCTCTTGCTGCTGAACATTTTAGTTTTGACTATTAATTCAAAAAGTTAGCATTAAATAGAGAGCACTTCGGTGCTCTTTATTTTTTTAAGATGATAAATTTCAAGTTTGCTTATTCTTTAATCACTCATTTTCTATTTTTTAAATGTGGCGGATTCAAACGGCAAGTGCAACAGTATAAAAACCAGCCATAACTTCACTCGGTGTATACCAACCTAGTGTTTTTCTAGGACGATGGTTGAGTGCAAATTCTATCTGCTCTATTTGTTCGTTTGACACATCATCAAACGATGATGATTTTGGCAGATATTGACGGATTAAACCATTCGTATTTTCATTTCTAGCTCGCTGAATAGACTTGTAAGGATCAGCAAAATACGTCTCTATCCCAGCATCAGTAATTCTTTTGTGTTCGGAAAATTCTTTGCCATTATCAAA
This window of the Acinetobacter sp. NCu2D-2 genome carries:
- the aroE gene encoding shikimate dehydrogenase encodes the protein MSKQFAVIGNPIEQSRSPELHHAFAAKTGIDLTYSKRLAPLDGFDASVEDFFSHGGIGMNVTVPFKEQAFAKCQVLTERAQIAKAVNTLWVEDGVLHGDNTDGQGLVDAIHALDWSLNNTDILIIGAGGATRGVIYPLVQAGAKKIVIANRTLARAEQLVADLRDAVPQAELAAISLNDLAGEFDLVINATSASLSGDVLVLPESLQFTHAYEMAYGKPSSFIDQAQARNIPTSEGYGMLVGQAIESFRIWNGVKPNLKDFL
- a CDS encoding acyl-CoA dehydrogenase C-terminal domain-containing protein, giving the protein MPAYKAPLHDIRFLMNEVLDYPAHYQKLSNGENADPDTVDMILEGAADFCENVLSPLNQSGDEEGCHFKDGEVTTPKGFKEAYDQFVQGGWQGLSYPEEFGGQNLPQSLNLVKSEMMGTANWSFQMYPGLSVGCINTIIQFGSDEQKNLYLPHLVAGTWSGTMCLTEPQCGTDLGQVKTKAEPNADGTYSISGTKIFISAGEHDLTENIIHIVLARLPDAPVGTRGISLFIVPKFIANTDGSIGERNPVNCGSIEHKMGIRASATAVLNFDNAVGYLIGEKHKGLHAMFTFMNTARIGTAIQGICHAELAFQGALPYAKERMSMRALSGKKDPEKVADAIIHHADVRRMLLTQKAIAEGGRSMIYYAAQIADKMTDALLRGDTAEFEQHDDHLGFYTPILKGFLTEMGYEAANHGMQVYGGHGYIKEWGMEQIVRDSRISTLYEGTTGVQALDLIGRKVLLTSKGKVIRDYTAEILKFCGQHARNKYMRRFAWDLTKLCAQWNALTVRIMLAARKDRDIVSSASVDFLMFSGYVMMAYFWAQQAAVASAKLASGDGAEVPEFYKAKIKTADFYFERMLPRAQGHAEAMVNPSKTMTSLAAEHFSFDY